Proteins from one Sabethes cyaneus chromosome 2, idSabCyanKW18_F2, whole genome shotgun sequence genomic window:
- the LOC128735015 gene encoding zinc finger protein 277, with product MAIPLCSTLESTVIGPLNFKEEIDDPPTRLMDYSRVSCMLCDNIYDFNIGDSKDQYLAHLYLIHRLVIADVEEIGCLPSYSVFWKEKFQKRSLEEFCSAMLMNQLPDGTPACNEKYFLLSNIEPLDYELREKLKRDVMKLVLERHQFERTNRSFNRKCLYCKETDMKTRVAYIEHLYTKHFLQLGKAENLVFVDELVENVQDKMDQLVCLFCEKVFKDRPTLKEHMRKKGHKRINPYNKAYDRFFLVNYRNDRLKKQPEVIEKLSTKPCEREHSPFELEGSDSDWSDWYGEEQQATCLFCSIATSKVEDLKMHMKQTHCFDFDSLVAGLNFYQRVKIVNYIRRQMHILRCVICHEEFISKEQLQDHLVQQLHYGIGEQRYWDQPEFFFPTFEDDQFLCHLEDDSPDQSDDSSIVISEKISANVSAEAESLSLDNFKLA from the coding sequence ATGGCAATTCCTTTGTGTAGTACGTTGGAATCTACAGTTATTGGGCCACTCAACTTTAAAGAGGAAATTGATGACCCTCCAACCCGTTTGATGGACTATTCAAGGGTGTCTTGCATGCTTTGCGATAATATATACGATTTCAATATCGGAGACTCTAAAGACCAGTATCTAGCACACCTTTACTTGATACATCGGTTGGTGATCGCGGATGTGGAAGAAATAGGCTGTTTGCCTAGTTACAGCGTATTCTGGAAAGAAAAGTTTCAAAAACGCTCCTTGGAAGAATTCTGTTCGGCTATGCTAATGAATCAACTTCCTGATGGTACTCctgcatgtaacgaaaagtacTTTCTACTAAGCAACATTGAGCCACTCGACTACGAGCTTAGGGAGAAATTGAAGCGTGATGTTATGAAACTAGTTTTGGAGCGGCACCAATTTGAGCGTACAAATCGAAGCTTTAATCGTAAATGTTTATATTGCAAAGAAACTGATATGAAAACAAGAGTTGCATATATAGAGCATCTATACACGAAACATTTTCTTCAGTTAGGTAAAGCGGAAAATTTGGTCTTCGTTGATGAGTTAGTGGAAAACGTgcaagataagatggatcagcTAGTATGCCTTTTCTGTGAAAAAGTGTTCAAAGACAGACCGACCCTAAAGGAACATATGCGTAAAAAAGGCCATAAACGAATTAATCCATATAATAAGGCTTACGATCGGTTTTTCCTAGTAAACTATCGAAACGATCGACTTAAAAAGCAACCAGAGGTCATAGAAAAACTTTCTACGAAACCATGTGAACGAGAACATTCGCCTTTTGAATTAGAGGGATCAGATTCGGACTGGTCAGACTGGTACGGCGAAGAACAACAAGCAACCTGCCTGTTCTGTTCAATTGCAACGTCAAAAGTCGAAGATTTGAAAATGCACATGAAACAAACTCACTGCTTCGATTTCGATTCTTTGGTTGCGGGCTTAAATTTTTATCAACGAGTCAAAATAGTGAACTATATTCGCAGACAAATGCACATTTTACGGTGCGTTATCTGTCATGAAGAATTCATCAGTAAAGAACAACTACAGGACCATCTGGTGCAACAACTGCATTATGGCATTGGAGAGCAACGGTACTGGGATCAACCTGAATTTTTTTTCCCAACCTTCGAAGATGACCAATTTTTATGTCATTTGGAAGATGACAGTCCCGATC